A single genomic interval of Antechinus flavipes isolate AdamAnt ecotype Samford, QLD, Australia chromosome 1, AdamAnt_v2, whole genome shotgun sequence harbors:
- the CERS1 gene encoding ceramide synthase 1 has product MALVQPGGRAAGQKPGEGPPRSRRRGQRAGMAPGPGPEPMPGYAQLLQRSYRSLLDAARGCADCGWERSRRSWAQHAHLAAAELLLLLLAGLAWTALRQAAAAGLFRPLARWCQLQPRDAAKMPESAWKFLFYSTAWGYSAYLLFGTNYPFFHDPPSVFYDWKPGMEVPRDIAVAYLLQGSFYGHSIYATLYMDAWRKDSVVMLLHHVVTLVLIVFSYAFRYHNVGILVLFLHDISDVQLEFTKLNVYFKFRGGVYHRLNDLISDVGCVSFSVTWFWFRLYWFPLKVLYATCHCSLLSVPDIPFYFFFNALLLALLLMNIYWFLYIVVFAAKVLTGQVREVSDVREYDEAVEGAPPPPKSWKEEKPLRNGLVKDKHF; this is encoded by the exons ATGGCACTGGTGCAGCCTG GCGGGCGGGCAGCCGGGCAGAAGCCGGGCGAGGGTCCCCCGCGCTCCCGGCGGCGGGGGCAGCGGGCAGGCATGGCGCCGGGGCCCGGGCCGGAGCCTATGCCGGGCTACGCGCAACTGCTGCAGCGGAGCTACCGGAGCCTGCTGGACGCGGCGCGGGGCTGTGCGGACTGTGGCTGGGAGCGAAGCCGCCGAAGCTGGGCCCAGCACGCGCACCTGGCCGCCGccgagctgctgctgctgctgctggccgGCCTCGCCTGGACCGCGCTGCGCCAAGCCGCTGCCGCCGGCCTCTTTCGG CCGCTGGCCAGATGGTGCCAACTGCAACCCAGGGATGCTGCCAAGATGCCCGAGAGTGCCTGGAAATTCCTTTTCTACTCCACAGCCTGGGGGTACAGCGCTTACCTGCTGTTCGGCACCAACTACCCCTTCTTCCACGACCCCCCTTCCGTCTTCTACG ACTGGAAGCCGGGCATGGAGGTGCCCAGGGACATCGCCGTGGCCTACCTGCTGCAGGGCAGCTTCTACGGGCATTCCATCTATGCCACCCTCTACATGGACGCCTGGCGGAAGGACTCGGTGGTGATGCTGCTGCACCACGTGGTCACCCTGGTTCTGATCGTCTTCTCCTACGCCTTCAG GTACCACAACGTGGGAATCCTTGTTCTCTTCCTCCATGACATCAGTGATGTCCAGCTGGAATTCACCAAGCTCAACGTCTACTTCAAGTTCCGAGGGGGCGTCTACCACCGGCTCAACGACCTCATCTCGGATGTGGGCTGCGTCAGCTTCAGCGTCACCTG GTTCTGGTTCCGACTCTACTGGTTTCCTCTCAAAGTGCTCTACGCCACGTGTCACTGCAGCCTGCTCTCCGTCCCCGACAtccccttctacttcttcttcAATGCCCTGCTGCTCGCCCTCCTGCTCATGAACATCTACTGGTTTCTG TACATCGTGGTGTTCGCCGCCAAGGTGCTGACGGGCCAGGTCCGGGAGGTGAGCGACGTGCGGGAGTACGATGAGGCAGTGGAGGGCGCCCCTCCGCCCCCCAAGTCCTGGAAAGAAGA